The Frankiales bacterium genome has a window encoding:
- a CDS encoding Fpg/Nei family DNA glycosylase has protein sequence MPELPEVESLAAYLRATATGLRIARVELAAISALKTFDPPVTDLVGTRVVDASRRGKFLDLALVDDDGEMLHLVTHLARAGWLHWRQEVSAAPPRAGKGPLAFRVVLVDDDGVPAGAFDLTEAGTRKRLAVYVVRDRDEIEGVARLGPEPLDDAFTVDALARILEDAGGKQLKGVLRDQSTIAGIGNAYSDDILHAARMSPFRPANRLSPDEVATLHAAIHDVLTDAVRRSEGLGAADLKAEKKLGMRVHGRTGEPCPVCGDVIREVSFADSSLQYCATCQTDGKPLADRRFSKFLK, from the coding sequence GTGCCCGAGCTGCCCGAGGTGGAGTCGCTGGCCGCGTACCTGCGCGCCACGGCGACCGGCCTGCGCATCGCCCGGGTGGAGCTGGCCGCGATCAGCGCGCTGAAGACCTTCGACCCGCCGGTGACCGACCTCGTGGGCACCCGCGTCGTCGACGCCTCGCGCCGCGGCAAGTTCCTCGACCTCGCCCTCGTCGACGACGACGGCGAGATGCTCCACCTCGTCACGCACCTCGCCCGCGCCGGCTGGCTGCACTGGCGGCAGGAGGTCAGCGCGGCACCCCCGCGCGCGGGCAAGGGCCCGCTGGCGTTCCGCGTGGTGCTCGTCGACGACGACGGCGTCCCCGCGGGCGCCTTCGACCTCACCGAGGCCGGCACGCGCAAGCGGCTGGCGGTCTACGTGGTGCGCGACCGCGACGAGATCGAGGGCGTGGCCAGGCTGGGGCCGGAGCCGCTCGACGACGCGTTCACCGTGGACGCGCTGGCCCGCATCCTCGAGGACGCCGGCGGCAAGCAGCTCAAGGGCGTGCTGCGCGACCAGTCGACCATCGCGGGGATCGGCAACGCCTATAGCGACGACATCCTGCACGCCGCGCGGATGAGCCCGTTCAGGCCGGCGAACCGGCTCTCCCCGGACGAGGTCGCCACCCTGCACGCGGCGATCCACGACGTCCTCACCGACGCCGTGCGCCGCTCGGAGGGCCTCGGCGCCGCCGATCTCAAGGCGGAGAAGAAGCTGGGGATGCGGGTGCACGGGCGCACCGGCGAGCCGTGCCCGGTGTGCGGCGACGTCATCCGCGAGGTGAGCTTCGCCGACTCCTCGCTCCAGTACTGCGCCACCTGCCAGACCGACGGCAAGCCGCTGGCCGACCGGCGGTTCTCCAAGTTCCTCAAGTGA
- a CDS encoding antibiotic biosynthesis monooxygenase — MGHTVPVEVPEAPALDAVLPGRIGLLVRMPVQPGLRAAALDVLNRYVDDLDEEPGTEAFFLCVDPDDADVIWLYEWFRDEAALEAHRSAPLFGRLMAELPGLVVDGTGIMRLDPLRLRMSPAVTVHRL, encoded by the coding sequence ATGGGCCACACTGTCCCGGTGGAGGTACCCGAGGCACCGGCTCTGGACGCCGTGCTCCCCGGCCGGATCGGCCTTCTCGTGCGCATGCCCGTGCAGCCCGGGCTGCGCGCCGCGGCCCTCGACGTCCTCAACCGCTACGTCGACGACCTCGACGAGGAGCCGGGCACCGAGGCGTTCTTCCTGTGCGTGGACCCCGACGACGCCGACGTGATCTGGCTCTACGAGTGGTTCCGCGACGAGGCCGCGCTCGAGGCGCACCGCAGCGCCCCGCTGTTCGGGCGGCTCATGGCCGAGCTGCCCGGCCTCGTGGTGGACGGCACCGGCATCATGCGCCTGGACCCGCTGCGCCTGCGCATGTCGCCGGCCGTCACCGTCCACCGGCTCTAG